The DNA region TTCGAAAAGAACCGATGAATGCTTCAGATGTTAGGTCGCTCACCAATTCGAGGTGTATAGCCTTGGTGGCCATGCATATGAAAATTGCTATATATGCCTTACATGTTTTAGCACCTCGACCTTTAGACATCAAAATTTGATAAGGTCCGGCAAAATCAACACCGCTATTCAAAAAGGGCTTGGCAGGTGTTACTCTTTGTTTCGGCAAATCTCCCATCAGCTGATCTCTAGTCGCAGCGTTATGTCTTGCACATTTGAGGCATTTTCTGAGGTAAGTTGTTAGCAATCCTTTTACTCTTAAGATCCAGTACTTCGACCTTATATAATTCAGGGTCAGCTGATATCGCCCATGTAAGGTTCTTCGGTGGGCGTCGTGCATGATGAGGTATGTAAAGTGACACTTGCATAAAATGATAGGGTGCTTTCGTTCTTCGTCTAACTCAGAATGGCATAATCTACCGCCCACCCTGAGGATATCGTTTTCGTCAAGGTAAGGGTTTAAAGTTCTTAATTTGCTCTTAGTGCTTACTCTTTTTCTTGTTTTTAAGCTTTCTATGTCTTCATTGAAATATTCGGCTTGCACAGCCTTTATACATACTAGTAGTGCCTTTTCTAATTTAATTCTTGTGTTGTTATTGTCTTTTCCGTGTTTGTAGTTTTCTCTTTCAGGTACGTCAAGAGTCTTCTGGCATAAACAATGGACTTCAGTAAATCAGGTAAAGTATCATAGTCTTCAAATTTTTCAGGTAATGTTTTGTAGACTTCTGTATTTTCTTCTCTATTTAGGTTAACTTGTATTGTTACCTTTTTCATTTCCAGGTCTGTCTCTTCAATTATTGGGTGTTCTAATCGTATGTTCTTATGTTTCAGCCACTGCGGACCATGCCACCAGAGACCACAGTTCTTCAGTTCACTCAACGCCATGCCTCGTGATGAAATGTCAGCAGGGTTCTCCGTAGTTCGAACATGGTACCATTGATTGGGAATTATGTCTTGTATGGCAACCACTCTATTTCTTACGAATGTTTGCCATCTTGCAGGATCTCCATGCAGCCAGGATAACACAATTGTGGAGTCTGTCCACGCGTACATCTTACTGGTAGGTATGCGGGTTGCTTCACTTATTTGTTTCAGCAGTTTCGATAGTAAAACAGCTCCGCACAGTTCAAGTCTTGGGACGCTCATTGGCTTCACAGGTCCTATTCTTGTTTTGGCTGCTATCAGTGTCGTCTTGTATTCTCCATCTTGTGTTTTAGCGCGAAGATAAGCCACGGCGCCATAGGCATAATTAGATGCATCGCAGAAGCCGTGTATAGTGACATCTTCCATCGAGTCTTGTGTCGTATTCATCCACCTATCTagctttatatttttaatttcatcTAGTCCATTTCGTAGACTGAGCCATTCTTCCTTTATCTCTTCGTTTACTTCATGGTCCCAGCCAACATGTGAGAGCCAAAGTTTCTGGATAATTCTTTTTGCAGGTAGTAACGCCGGAGATATCCAGCCCAATGGATCAAAAAGTCGCTGAATGTCAGCCAATATATTTCGTTTCGTGATGACTTCAGGTGGATCTGGTAAGTTTAAAGTGTACTGGAAGATATCTTCGCCCATATTCCAGCACAGTCCTAGGGCCTTGATTGTACCTCCTAACTCGAAATCAATCTTGACATGCGTACTTCTCTCTGAAGGTTCAAATTCTTTAAGGAAGTCAGTGCTATTGGAAGCCCATTTTTGGAGAGCAAATCCTCCTTTCTTCAGTATTTCAGTGATCTGCTTGGCAACGTCTACAGCCTCTTGCACGGTGTCTGACCCGGTCATCAGGTCATCCATGAAAAAATCTTCTTTTATTGTTTTCGATGCAAGCGGGTACTCCTTGCCTTCATCTTCTGCCAATTGTTGGAGCGTCTTGACAGCAAGATAAGGCGCAGAAGCAGTGCCAAAAGTTACGCGAAGCAGTCGATAATCTTTGATTGGATCGCTTGTATTTTTGCGCCATAGTATCCTCTGGAAATCAGTATCCTTCGGACTCATTAGAATCTGTAAGTACATCTTCTTTATATCTGATATCATGGCTACGCGTCGCATACGCCATCTCATGACTAGATTTCGCATGTCTTCCTGTAGATGAGGACCGACTAGGAGCTCGTCGTTCAGGGATACGCCATTAGAGCCTTTAGAAGACGCATTATAGACTATTCTAGTCTTTGTAGTTTCCTTTTCTTCTTTAATCACAGCGTGATATGGTAGGTATACTGCCTCCTTGTTAACTTCTCCTTCCGGAACTTCTTCAATGTAGTTTAGATTCATGTATTCTTCTATAGCTTTAACATACTCATTCTTAAGATCAGGATCCTTTTCAAATCTTCTTTCTTGTTGTTTCAGTCTCAGCATGGCGATGTCTCTTGTGTGTCCCTTTGGAGATAGTGGTTCTTCTTTTTTGAATGGTAACGTTACTATGTATCTTCCTTCTTTGTTTCTTGTATGTGTCTCCTTGTAAATCATTTCACACCTTTCTTCTTCTTTCGTGAGACTCTTCTTAGTATCTGTAGTGTCTATCTCCCACAATGCCTTTAACATGTCGTCTACGTCGACCTGATGATGCATCACAACTATAGTTTCTTGTAAAGTGTCTGCTGTGCCTTCTACATCTCCGAATATTATCCAACCTAGGCTTGTTTCTTGGGCGCATGGAGTGCCAGGTGGACCTTTCTTAACCTTTCCTTCTAGTATTTGTGCATACACTTTTACGCCAAGTAGCATGTCTACTCGCCCTGGCTGGTGGAACTTAGGATCAGCCAGAGTGAGTCCTTGTATGTGTGACCAGGCTTGTGGGTCATACTTAATCTTCCTTGATGGTAGTTGTGATGTGAGCTTTGAGGGCATTATATAAGCCTTGACATCTAGCTGGAAACTGTCATCTTGATTTGACAGTACTTGAACATGTGCTACGCTGTTGATCTTGATCTGGAGGTCGCCGACACCGGTAACCGTTCCTCTCACTGGTGACCTCTTGACTCGCAGAGCTTGTGCTGCGCGTTCACTTAAAAAGCTTGATTCTGACCCTGGGTCAATTAAACAACGAAGGGGAGTCACGTGACCTTCGTCGTCCTTTATAGATATCATTGCAGTAGCTAGCAGACCTTTGGATTTCTTGCAGGCAAAGTTACACGAAATTTCCACCTCTTCTCCTTCTTCATCATCCTGCGGGTCTTCTTCGTGGTGTGTCAGCTGACTGTGGTGAGCTTTAGTTTTCACTGGCTCCTTATTCTGCTCTTGGTGTATCATGGTGTGATGCCTCTTCTTGCATATACGACATGAAAAGGAAAGACGACATCGTGATGCAGAATGTCCAGGCAGGAGACAGTTGAAACATAATTTAGTTTTCTTCACATAGTCAATTCTCTCCACAGGTGACATTTTCGTGAACTCTTGacagtgacataaagtgtgttCATCCCTACATAAAATACAGCTCTTCGATGGTGTTGATACGTGGTAAGACTTTTCCTTAAGTGTCTTTGCTTCTTTAGGTACGGTAGCAGTGACAGGGTTAACCAGTTCTAACGTGCGAAACTTCGACTCGAGATACTTCTTTAATTCAGACCACTTGGGCAACTGGTCAGCATTTAAACTGTAGGCATGTTCCTCCCAATCCTTATGAGTTTCGTTGTCGAGTCGATTCACCACCAGGTATATTATGAACGGATCCCACTGGTTTATATTCACGTGAAGATTTTGTAAATCATTCAAACATTGTGTCGTAGTGTCGAGTAGATGTTTTATTTGACTAGATGTTTGCGTAGTAATCTTCTTTTGATTAAACAATCTCTTCAAAAGGGAGTTCACAATTAACCTCTTATTACCATACCTTTGCTTTAAAGTATCCCACGCTAAATCATAATTTTGTTCTGTAATTGTAACATGCTTCAATAAGGCAGCGGCTTCACCGGCGATACTTGACTTTAAATAGTGCAGTTTCTGAACCTTACTAAGACTCGTGTTGTTATGTACTAACGACGTAAATAAATCGTGAAACGTCGGCCACTCTTCATAGTTATTAGAAAACACAGGTAAAACAATAGCAGGTAACTTGACATGTTGTTGTACAGCTTCAAACATCGTGATATCCAGCGAACTTGTTCCTTGAACATGTGTGGGAGCGGCAACAGCGAGCGCGTCCTTGATATCACCTTGTAAACATAGGTATAACTCCTCCACGATATAATAATCTTCCTTAAGAAAGTACTGCATCTCGCCGCGCTCCTGCATTGTAGTATTCTGTACCAGCTGTTTATGCGCCGATGTAAATGTTTTCCAATAAGCGTCGATACACTGTGCTCGAGATTCTAAGTAGCCCTTAGTTAAACGTTGTTTGGGACATTTCTTCAAATTAGTTTCAGTTTTCTTCAATAATACCGCTGTATCCTCC from Cydia fagiglandana chromosome 6, ilCydFagi1.1, whole genome shotgun sequence includes:
- the LOC134665471 gene encoding uncharacterized protein LOC134665471; this translates as MSTNEQLIRVLEDTAVLLKKTETNLKKCPKQRLTKGYLESRAQCIDAYWKTFTSAHKQLVQNTTMQERGEMQYFLKEDYYIVEELYLCLQGDIKDALAVAAPTHVQGTSSLDITMFEAVQQHVKLPAIVLPVFSNNYEEWPTFHDLFTSLVHNNTSLSKVQKLHYLKSSIAGEAAALLKHVTITEQNYDLAWDTLKQRYGNKRLIVNSLLKRLFNQKKITTQTSSQIKHLLDTTTQCLNDLQNLHVNINQWDPFIIYLVVNRLDNETHKDWEEHAYSLNADQLPKWSELKKYLESKFRTLELVNPVTATVPKEAKTLKEKSYHVSTPSKSCILCRDEHTLCHCQEFTKMSPVERIDYVKKTKLCFNCLLPGHSASRCRLSFSCRICKKRHHTMIHQEQNKEPVKTKAHHSQLTHHEEDPQDDEEGEEVEISCNFACKKSKGLLATAMISIKDDEGHVTPLRCLIDPGSESSFLSERAAQALRVKRSPVRGTVTGVGDLQIKINSVAHVQVLSNQDDSFQLDVKAYIMPSKLTSQLPSRKIKYDPQAWSHIQGLTLADPKFHQPGRVDMLLGVKVYAQILEGKVKKGPPGTPCAQETSLGWIIFGDVEGTADTLQETIVVMHHQVDVDDMLKALWEIDTTDTKKSLTKEEERCEMIYKETHTRNKEGRYIVTLPFKKEEPLSPKGHTRDIAMLRLKQQERRFEKDPDLKNEYVKAIEEYMNLNYIEEVPEGEVNKEAVYLPYHAVIKEEKETTKTRIVYNASSKGSNGVSLNDELLVGPHLQEDMRNLVMRWRMRRVAMISDIKKMYLQILMSPKDTDFQRILWRKNTSDPIKDYRLLRVTFGTASAPYLAVKTLQQLAEDEGKEYPLASKTIKEDFFMDDLMTGSDTVQEAVDVAKQITEILKKGGFALQKWASNSTDFLKEFEPSERSTHVKIDFELGGTIKALGLCWNMGEDIFQYTLNLPDPPEVITKRNILADIQRLFDPLGWISPALLPAKRIIQKLWLSHVGWDHEVNEEIKEEWLSLRNGLDEIKNIKLDRWMNTTQDSMEDVTIHGFCDASNYAYGAVAYLRAKTQDGEYKTTLIAAKTRIGPVKPMSVPRLELCGAVLLSKLLKQISEATRIPTSKMYAWTDSTIVLSWLHGDPARWQTFVRNRVVAIQDIIPNQWYHVRTTENPADISSRGMALSELKNCGLWWHGPQWLKHKNIRLEHPIIEETDLEMKKVTIQVNLNREENTEVYKTLPEKFEDYDTLPDLLKSIVYARRLLTYLKEKTTNTEKTITTQELN